CTGGGAAGCTCAAAGAGCGAGTAGCCACGATACGATCACAATGACACCCGAGTTCGGTATTGATGGCTACCTCCACCACTTGCCATTCACAGACGTTCCGGTCGCCGATCTTTGGTCGGTAAACCAATGGATGGCAAATCGATTGCGCGCACAGTTTGGCAAGTGGCAACGAGCGAGTGACTGACCAAGCACCATCCTGTTGCACAACGCCGCCCGGTTGCCACCTGATGGTGCAGAGACGGCCTTCATAAGGATTCCCTGCTTCTCCCGTTCCCGCGCAACCCCCTGAAACCAAAGCGCAGGCTGCATTGGCATCCAAATTGCAACGCCTTATGTGTTAGCAATATTACATGCAATAAAACCACCACTATCAGGTTCTCATCAGGGAGTTCATCATGATTTTCAGCACCCGCTTGAAAACATTCGTTGCGGCGTCAACGCTAGGCATCGCCGCAATCGGGCCGTCTTCGACGATGGCCCAGGAGACACCGACCTTCGACATCGGCTGGACGGTTTATGTTGGCTGGATGCCTTTTGCGTACATGGAACGAGAGGGGATTATCGATAAATGGGCCGACCGTTACGACATCGATATCAACCTGATTCAGGTCAACGACTATATCGGTGGAATTAACCTGTATACGTCGGGCCGCTATGACGGCGTGACCATGACCAATATGGACGCCCTCACCATCCCCGCGGCCAACGGCAAAGACTCAACATCCCTTTTCATTACCGATTACTCAAACGGCAATGACGCGGTTGTACTCAAAAACGGGGACTCGATGAGTGATATCGCAGGGCGTGACGTTTACCTCGTACAGTATTCGGTATCTCACTACACCCTCGCGCGCGCCCTACAGAAGGCCGACATGAGCGAGCGCGATATCAACACGATCAACACCTCGGATGCCGATATTGTCGGGGTTTTCGAACAGTCAGGCGTCAATGCAGTAACAGCCTGGAACCCACAACTCGGTGAGATCGCCGAGCACCCCGATGCCAACGTGGTTTTCGACTCAAGCGAGATCCCGGGCGAGATTCTCGACATGATGGTCGTCGATACCGAAACCCTGGAGGAATACCCGGAGTTGGGTAAAGCGTTGACGGGTGCCTGGTATGAAACCATGGCCATCATGTATGGCGATGATCAGGGTGCGCGCGAATCGGCGCGGTCCCTAATGGCTGAGGCCGCCGGAACCGATCTTGCAGGCTACAACACGCAGCTTGAAGCGACATTCATGTTCGATACACCCGAGAAGAAACTCGCGTTCGCGACGGACGAGGAGCTGGTCGAGTCGATGGACTTCGTCCGCCAGTTCTCTGCCCGTCACGCCCTGCTCGGTGAGAGTGTCACCGATCCAGGTTTTATCGGCATTGCTTTCCCTGAAGGCTCAACGCTCGGCAATGAGGACAACATTCAGCTGCGCTTTAGCAACGAGTACATCCGCATGGCGGCTGAGGATGAGCTCTGATGCTCCAGACCACCGGATACTTTGGCGTCGGTGGAGGGCTGGCTGGCCGCCAGCCCGTCCTCTGGGAGCGCATGACGTGGAAAAGCATTCAGGCGATGCACGCCAGAGGGGAGAGGCTGGTCGCCCTCCCGGTCGGTGCGACAGAACAGCATGGTCCGCATCTTCCCCTATCCACGGATACAGCGATTGCATCCGCAGTCTGCGGTTATGCCTCGGCTTTAACAGGTGTACCGGTCTTACCCGCCATTTCTTATGCGGTCTCAGTTGGTCACACCCAGCACTGGCCCGGAACGGTGTCACTAACGCATGAAACACTCGCCCTTTCCATACGCGAAGCCTACGAATGGATCCATTCAGCGGGTTTTGACCGGATCCTGATCGTCAATTCCCACTTCGGCAACGCCGCCACACTCCAGGTCGCAATAGACCGACTGCGATACGAGTACGGGGAAAAGCTACAGATCGGTCTTGTCGAAACCTACTTCGTGACGGATCAGGTTAAGGAATATTTTCTGAGCGATGGGGACGACATTCATGCCAACCGGGCTGAAACCGACCTGATGCTCCATATCGATCCGGACGCCTGTGTCATGGAAGCGGTGGAGGATGACGAGGACCGAACAGCCGGAACCGTTTTCAGTTACGTCGTACCGCGAACCAGCCGTAACGGCGTGACTGGACGCCCAAGTCTCGGCAACGCGGATCGCGGTGCCGAACTACTCGAAGAAATGGGCCAAGGCCTTGCTTCGATACTTGAAACGGCACGTACCGAGGAGGCACCGCTCCAGTGGTCCTCACAGCAAGGCAACCAACAAGGAACGACGCAAAGATGAGCGCCACCATTAGTGATCAACGCATCAACCGACTGATCGAGTCGGGTAATCCGTCTCCCGGTGCGCCCGCAGACATTGTCGAAGATCCGGAGCGAGTCGCTGCGGTTAAAGCCGAATTGCAGGCAGCCGGCGTGGAATACTGCTACGCGAGTTACGTGGATATCCATGGGCGCCCCAAAGCGAAGTGCACTCCCATCGAGAAGTTCGAGAAGATGTGCGCGGGCTCCGA
The Spiribacter vilamensis DNA segment above includes these coding regions:
- a CDS encoding putative urea ABC transporter substrate-binding protein — its product is MIFSTRLKTFVAASTLGIAAIGPSSTMAQETPTFDIGWTVYVGWMPFAYMEREGIIDKWADRYDIDINLIQVNDYIGGINLYTSGRYDGVTMTNMDALTIPAANGKDSTSLFITDYSNGNDAVVLKNGDSMSDIAGRDVYLVQYSVSHYTLARALQKADMSERDINTINTSDADIVGVFEQSGVNAVTAWNPQLGEIAEHPDANVVFDSSEIPGEILDMMVVDTETLEEYPELGKALTGAWYETMAIMYGDDQGARESARSLMAEAAGTDLAGYNTQLEATFMFDTPEKKLAFATDEELVESMDFVRQFSARHALLGESVTDPGFIGIAFPEGSTLGNEDNIQLRFSNEYIRMAAEDEL
- a CDS encoding creatininase family protein — encoded protein: MLQTTGYFGVGGGLAGRQPVLWERMTWKSIQAMHARGERLVALPVGATEQHGPHLPLSTDTAIASAVCGYASALTGVPVLPAISYAVSVGHTQHWPGTVSLTHETLALSIREAYEWIHSAGFDRILIVNSHFGNAATLQVAIDRLRYEYGEKLQIGLVETYFVTDQVKEYFLSDGDDIHANRAETDLMLHIDPDACVMEAVEDDEDRTAGTVFSYVVPRTSRNGVTGRPSLGNADRGAELLEEMGQGLASILETARTEEAPLQWSSQQGNQQGTTQR